A genomic stretch from Bernardetia sp. includes:
- a CDS encoding RDD family protein, producing MANTLKLTEKQIHFLEENRKDPITGDGFSLGDTIVFCAECKSAFTKESWEYMGAKHCNQRRTLKNFPSTSALKLKKREVQNFEKADIGNRLGAFMFDIIIGGLLAFLVELGFKNVGFIIKNDMAMWFIFTLYMVFRDIFTLKGSLGKKIFGLYFVSSKKEKKPIYVQIFFRNLIYWIPVFLLFTLFFIRPRNNDFLMITAMISLLVVGIFNVFVYPLSFLIGKRSIIDSLLKIKLLQKKEC from the coding sequence ATGGCAAATACACTAAAACTTACCGAAAAACAAATTCACTTTTTAGAAGAAAATCGTAAAGACCCCATTACTGGTGATGGATTTTCTTTGGGAGATACAATTGTTTTTTGTGCTGAATGCAAATCTGCTTTCACAAAAGAGAGTTGGGAATATATGGGGGCGAAGCATTGTAATCAGAGACGAACATTAAAAAACTTCCCCTCTACCTCTGCGCTCAAACTAAAGAAAAGAGAAGTTCAAAACTTTGAAAAAGCTGATATTGGCAATCGCTTGGGAGCATTTATGTTCGATATTATTATTGGAGGTTTACTTGCATTTTTAGTAGAACTTGGGTTTAAAAATGTTGGCTTTATTATCAAAAATGATATGGCGATGTGGTTTATTTTTACTCTCTATATGGTTTTCAGAGATATTTTTACATTAAAAGGCAGTTTAGGAAAAAAAATATTTGGTTTGTATTTCGTTTCCTCCAAAAAAGAAAAAAAGCCTATTTACGTACAAATTTTCTTTAGAAACCTTATCTATTGGATTCCAGTTTTTTTACTTTTTACTCTATTTTTTATTCGTCCAAGAAATAATGACTTTTTAATGATTACTGCTATGATTTCCCTCCTAGTTGTGGGCATTTTTAATGTTTTTGTTTATCCCTTATCTTTTTTAATTGGCAAAAGGAGCATTATAGATAGTTTATTAAAAATTAAGCTTTTACAGAAAAAGGAGTGCTAA
- the aspS gene encoding aspartate--tRNA ligase, which translates to MLRTHTCGELRLSDVEKNEEIILCGWVRRIRDKGKLLWIDLRDRYGITQLFLEEDSTDPALLELVREKLGRECIIKATGKLIERTSKNPDLPTGDVELKISALEILNGSKVPPFLIEEETDGGDELRMKYRYLDLRRPNLQKNMMLRHKMAQAMRRYLDGKDFMEIETPFLIKSTPEGARDFVVPSRMHPGEFYALPQSPQTFKQILMVSGYDKYFQIVRCFRDEDLRADRQPEFTQIDCEMSFVSQEDILNNFEGLLKYLFKELKGIDIDYDFPRMTYDEAMKNYGNDKPDIRFGMKFKEMNEVTKGKDFKVFDDAELILGINAEGCAGYSRKQLDALTNFVKKPQIGATGLIYLKCNEDGTFKSSVDKFFNEEDLKKWADLCDAKAGDLILVLAGEANKTRKAMSELRLEMGNQLGFRKDNDYKPLWVVDFPLLEWGEEENRWFAMHHPFTSPKKQDIEKLNTNPADVRADAYDLVLNGVEIGGGSIRIYDRALQEKMLSFLGFSDEEAKAQFGFLMDAFEYGAPPHGGIALGFDRLCALFGGEQSIRDFIAFPKNNAGKDLMIDAPAPIDEKQLEELEIKVDLKAKV; encoded by the coding sequence ATGTTAAGAACACATACTTGTGGAGAGCTTCGTCTTTCCGATGTAGAAAAAAATGAAGAAATCATCCTTTGTGGATGGGTACGCCGTATTCGTGATAAAGGAAAGCTCCTTTGGATAGATTTGCGTGATAGATATGGAATCACACAGCTTTTCTTAGAAGAAGATAGCACCGACCCAGCACTTTTAGAGCTTGTTAGAGAAAAATTAGGTAGAGAGTGCATAATTAAAGCTACAGGAAAACTTATTGAGCGCACCTCTAAAAACCCAGACCTTCCAACAGGAGATGTCGAACTCAAAATTTCTGCCTTAGAGATTTTGAATGGTTCTAAAGTTCCTCCATTTTTGATTGAAGAAGAAACTGATGGAGGCGATGAGCTTCGTATGAAATATCGCTACTTAGATTTGCGTCGTCCGAATTTGCAAAAAAATATGATGCTTCGCCACAAGATGGCACAGGCAATGCGTAGATATTTGGATGGAAAGGATTTTATGGAAATCGAAACACCATTTCTGATTAAATCTACACCAGAAGGTGCAAGAGATTTTGTTGTGCCTAGCCGTATGCACCCTGGAGAATTTTACGCCTTGCCACAAAGTCCACAGACCTTTAAGCAAATTTTAATGGTTTCGGGATATGATAAATATTTCCAAATTGTTCGTTGTTTTAGAGACGAAGATTTGAGAGCCGACCGTCAGCCAGAATTTACACAAATAGACTGTGAAATGTCTTTTGTCTCACAAGAAGATATTTTAAATAATTTTGAAGGACTTTTGAAGTATCTTTTCAAAGAACTCAAAGGAATTGATATTGATTACGATTTTCCTAGAATGACGTATGACGAAGCGATGAAAAACTATGGCAACGACAAGCCAGATATTCGCTTTGGAATGAAGTTTAAGGAAATGAATGAAGTTACAAAAGGCAAAGACTTCAAAGTTTTTGATGATGCAGAGCTTATTTTGGGAATTAATGCAGAAGGTTGTGCAGGCTATTCTCGCAAGCAACTAGATGCACTTACTAATTTTGTAAAGAAACCTCAAATCGGAGCAACTGGACTTATCTACTTAAAGTGCAACGAAGACGGAACATTCAAATCTTCAGTAGATAAATTCTTTAATGAGGAAGACTTGAAAAAATGGGCAGACCTTTGTGATGCAAAAGCAGGCGATTTGATTTTGGTGTTGGCTGGAGAAGCTAACAAGACTAGAAAAGCAATGAGCGAACTCCGTTTGGAAATGGGCAATCAGCTTGGCTTTAGAAAAGACAACGATTACAAACCTCTTTGGGTAGTAGATTTCCCTCTTTTAGAATGGGGCGAAGAAGAAAACCGTTGGTTTGCGATGCACCATCCATTTACATCTCCAAAGAAACAAGATATAGAAAAACTAAATACCAATCCTGCCGATGTACGTGCAGATGCGTATGATTTGGTTCTGAATGGCGTTGAGATTGGTGGAGGTTCTATTCGTATTTATGATAGAGCTTTACAGGAAAAAATGCTTTCATTCTTAGGTTTTTCAGACGAAGAAGCAAAGGCTCAGTTTGGTTTCTTGATGGATGCCTTTGAATACGGCGCACCTCCTCACGGTGGAATTGCCCTTGGCTTTGACCGTCTGTGTGCTTTGTTTGGTGGCGAGCAGAGTATTAGAGATTTTATCGCTTTCCCTAAAAACAATGCAGGAAAAGACCTTATGATAGACGCACCTGCTCCAATCGACGAAAAACAGCTTGAAGAATTAGAGATTAAAGTAGATTTGAAAGCAAAAGTGTAA
- a CDS encoding RNA polymerase sigma factor — MFGFLRNKERSTKELSESELIEACKNGSSKAQKQLYEQHSGKMFSVALRYVGNHHEAEDVLVSAFMKVFEHLHTFKGEGSFEGWIRRIVSNEALGLIRKRKKVFMEEIENADYKGKNNPASTALETNDLLALVKQLPDGYRTVFNMYAIEGFSHKEIAEKLDISENTSKSQLSRARALLKKWLEQIDDNLDNTFNNPTDNNKPTHSFVL; from the coding sequence ATGTTCGGATTTCTTCGCAATAAAGAACGCTCTACTAAAGAACTATCAGAAAGCGAACTGATAGAAGCCTGTAAGAACGGCAGTAGTAAGGCTCAAAAACAACTTTATGAACAGCACTCTGGCAAGATGTTTAGTGTAGCATTGCGTTATGTAGGCAATCATCATGAAGCAGAAGACGTACTTGTTTCTGCTTTTATGAAAGTATTTGAACATCTACACACCTTTAAAGGAGAGGGGAGCTTTGAGGGCTGGATTCGTAGAATTGTCAGTAATGAAGCTTTAGGTCTTATTCGTAAGCGCAAGAAAGTCTTTATGGAAGAAATCGAAAACGCAGACTATAAAGGAAAAAATAATCCTGCCTCAACAGCTTTAGAGACAAATGATTTATTAGCGTTGGTAAAGCAATTACCAGACGGCTATCGAACAGTTTTTAATATGTATGCTATTGAGGGATTTTCGCACAAAGAAATAGCTGAAAAGTTAGATATTTCTGAAAATACGTCAAAATCACAACTTAGTAGAGCAAGAGCATTGCTCAAAAAATGGTTGGAACAGATAGATGATAATTTAGATAATACATTCAACAATCCAACAGATAATAATAAGCCAACGCATAGTTTCGTACTATAA
- a CDS encoding outer membrane beta-barrel protein, whose translation MKKQITTNKQLLLRQTNFIPKNGLWMFLLGIFTLATASTSLAQSKPDTVVIDFGDSSKVTIQVQNQKDAQEIRDIDWNLIMEKTAVYLENAHQNSDGENTEGKPSVDNQNQQNEISDNEDVYEVKDNSKTRTIIIGTSGIRIERDDDEKRRKRFWTRTRHQIPIDFGLNNYFENGNFGEIPSGKPYELRTWGSRYFAIGTSFKTQIGGRKSPLILQYGLEASWNNFMFSGDNYALETENGVSFPEYESSLDKSKLTAAYINLPIMVHLDFADNDRKGLKLAFGGYAGYRVGGYTKIVYHEDGDRQKDKEHSNFRLNDWRYGVRAEVGVGEGKFDSGLRLFFNYDLNTLFRENSNLPELNAFSFGIRL comes from the coding sequence ATGAAAAAGCAAATCACAACCAACAAACAACTCCTGTTGAGGCAGACTAATTTTATTCCTAAAAATGGTCTTTGGATGTTCTTACTAGGAATATTTACTCTAGCTACTGCCTCAACGTCTTTGGCACAATCAAAACCCGATACTGTCGTGATTGATTTTGGAGATAGTAGTAAGGTAACTATCCAAGTTCAGAATCAGAAGGATGCACAAGAAATCCGAGATATTGACTGGAATCTAATCATGGAAAAAACAGCCGTATATCTTGAAAATGCACATCAAAATAGCGACGGTGAAAATACAGAGGGAAAGCCTTCGGTAGATAATCAGAATCAACAAAACGAAATATCTGACAACGAAGATGTCTATGAAGTAAAAGATAACTCCAAAACACGAACAATTATTATTGGAACAAGTGGTATTCGCATTGAACGTGATGATGATGAAAAACGCAGAAAAAGGTTTTGGACACGCACTCGTCATCAAATTCCGATTGATTTTGGGTTGAATAATTATTTTGAAAATGGCAATTTTGGAGAAATTCCTTCTGGGAAACCTTATGAATTGCGTACGTGGGGTTCTCGTTATTTTGCCATAGGAACATCTTTCAAAACACAGATTGGAGGAAGAAAAAGTCCACTCATATTACAATATGGATTAGAAGCCTCTTGGAATAACTTTATGTTCTCTGGAGATAACTACGCTTTAGAAACAGAAAATGGCGTATCTTTTCCAGAATATGAAAGTTCATTAGACAAATCTAAGCTAACAGCTGCTTACATCAATTTACCTATTATGGTGCATTTAGATTTTGCAGACAATGACAGAAAAGGCTTAAAATTAGCATTTGGAGGCTATGCAGGATACAGAGTTGGGGGTTATACCAAAATCGTTTATCACGAAGATGGAGACCGTCAGAAAGACAAAGAACATTCAAATTTCCGTCTTAATGATTGGAGATACGGTGTAAGAGCAGAAGTTGGTGTTGGAGAAGGTAAGTTTGATAGTGGTCTTCGTTTATTTTTCAATTACGACCTCAATACACTCTTTAGAGAAAATTCTAATCTACCAGAACTCAATGCATTTAGCTTTGGCATAAGACTTTAA
- a CDS encoding polymorphic toxin-type HINT domain-containing protein: MNNYKLLYSLLLLLPFTLFGCKNDKGKVVDNTLQLEAATLPPLFTKSNYTPNYYHVNPYELLGLWGGEPIAKSFYSEKDIKTQQKINKKTTDGIMTYSPVDKEIEWTEIDKEEITPYTWKWADFELLQVDGTLTTAKLRRPNWWLKKHNATKAGDSVYLDIPELGAKGWAKLKAIRVNQLDTRFWEEHREGDYLARPITGKFIHESKDLYHLTFSGDSKPLGVTGGHLIWSEDRKDWIPATELKIGEHVRTMEGTGVAKLKKRVKDKKGYHKVYNLEIYRDHNFQVTKQGILVHNTCLPDYNTRQVMDNGGNMVERRLVANGDDLFQVAEHYLGQMKSYKEIKDGWFEGILPDGTKRRVEFQMTGEPVMGEGPHVKVVDYDKISAKGKPKGRTVAKYFIEGQEEL; encoded by the coding sequence ATGAACAATTACAAACTACTTTACAGTCTTCTCCTTCTTTTACCTTTTACTCTTTTTGGTTGTAAAAATGATAAAGGTAAAGTTGTAGATAACACTTTACAATTAGAAGCAGCTACGCTTCCTCCACTATTTACAAAGAGTAATTATACACCTAATTACTACCATGTAAACCCTTATGAATTGTTAGGACTGTGGGGAGGAGAGCCTATTGCTAAGTCTTTTTATTCAGAAAAAGACATTAAAACGCAACAAAAAATCAATAAGAAAACCACAGATGGAATAATGACCTATTCTCCTGTGGATAAGGAAATAGAATGGACAGAGATTGATAAGGAAGAAATTACACCTTACACTTGGAAGTGGGCAGACTTTGAACTACTTCAAGTGGACGGAACACTAACTACTGCCAAACTACGTCGCCCGAATTGGTGGCTAAAAAAACATAATGCAACGAAAGCAGGAGATAGCGTATATTTAGACATACCAGAACTTGGAGCTAAAGGCTGGGCTAAATTAAAAGCCATACGAGTAAATCAACTAGACACTCGCTTTTGGGAAGAACATAGAGAAGGAGATTATCTTGCTCGTCCGATTACAGGAAAGTTTATACACGAATCTAAAGACCTATATCATCTTACTTTTAGTGGAGATTCAAAACCACTAGGCGTTACAGGAGGACATTTGATTTGGTCGGAAGATAGAAAAGATTGGATTCCTGCTACTGAGCTAAAGATAGGCGAACACGTTCGTACTATGGAAGGTACTGGAGTAGCTAAGTTAAAAAAGAGAGTAAAAGATAAGAAAGGCTACCATAAAGTCTATAACTTAGAAATTTATAGAGACCACAATTTCCAAGTAACCAAACAAGGGATTTTGGTGCATAATACCTGTCTCCCAGATTATAATACTAGACAAGTTATGGACAATGGAGGTAATATGGTAGAACGTAGGCTTGTTGCTAACGGTGACGACCTTTTTCAAGTAGCAGAACACTATTTGGGTCAGATGAAGTCATACAAAGAAATAAAAGATGGTTGGTTTGAGGGTATTTTGCCAGATGGAACTAAAAGAAGAGTAGAGTTTCAGATGACTGGCGAACCAGTAATGGGAGAAGGTCCACATGTCAAAGTTGTTGATTATGACAAAATTAGTGCGAAAGGCAAACCGAAGGGGCGTACTGTAGCTAAATACTTTATAGAAGGTCAAGAAGAGTTATAG
- a CDS encoding methylmalonyl-CoA mutase family protein — protein MSTNPPVQSPYVSKNKLRVVTAAALFDGHDAAINIMRRIIQSSGAEVIHLGHNRSVEEIVNCAIQEDAQAIAITSYQGGHVEFFKYMHDLLKERGAGHIKLFGGGGGVILPTEIEELHNYGITRIYHPDDGRAMGLQGMINDLLQKSDYPTGDDVTEDEVEKIKEKDSKHIARIISAVENYPEENKHLLEKVKTLIPEKSAPVLGITGTGGAGKSSMVDELVRRYLMDFEDKTIAIVSVDPSRRRTGGALLGDRIRMNSITNGRVYMRSLATRQSNLALSKYVQDALDILKAAEYDLIILETSGIGQSDTEIIDHSDASLYVMTPEYGAASQLEKIDMIDFADIIALNKFDKRGALDALRDVKKQYKRNRNLWDVSDDTLPVYGTIASQFNDVGTNTLYRAIIDLINEKTSSDFDSSFELSAATSEKQYIIPPARVRYLSEISENNRRYDETVETQSEIADKLYGLHQAIQTVEDNKEMSEDIKTPILEGLKDTFEQVKLGLEGTNWKIIEDWKDKVASYKADVFTYQVRNKEIKVKTHTESLSHTPIPKISLPKYRSWGDILKWNLQENVPGEFPYTAGVFPFKRTGEDPTRMFAGEGHPERTNRRFHYLSKGMPAARLSTAFDSVTLYGEDPDYRPDIYGKIGNSGVSVCCLDDAKKLYSGFNLSDPTTSVSMTINGPAATVCAFFMNAAIDQQCEIYIKENDLVEEVEAKIAKKYEGKTRPQYYGDLPEGNDGLGLMLLGVTGDEVLPKEVYEQIKAKTLIQVRGTVQADILKEDQAQNTCIFSTEFSLKLMGDIQQYFIDKSVRNFYSVSISGYHIAEAGANPITQLAFTLSNGFTFAEYYLSRGMNIDDFAPNFSYFFSNGIDPEYSVIGRVARRIWAKAMKYKYGANDRSQKLKYHIQTSGRSLHAQEIDFNDIRTTLQALYAIYDNCNSLHTNAYDEAITTPTEDSVRRAVAIQLIINKELGLAKNENPIQGSFIIEELTDLVEEAVLKIFDQITERGGVLGAMERQFQRTQIQEESMHYEMLKHTGEYPIIGVNTFLSSKGSPTVVPAEVIRSTEEEKEYQIQTRKKLHTFDEEKSKQTLKNLQKAAIQHQNLFEQLMEATKICTLGQITRALFEVGGQYRRNM, from the coding sequence ATGAGTACAAATCCTCCAGTTCAAAGTCCTTACGTTTCCAAAAACAAACTGCGTGTCGTTACAGCAGCCGCTCTTTTTGATGGACACGATGCAGCTATAAATATAATGCGCCGAATTATTCAGTCTTCGGGTGCAGAAGTTATCCACTTAGGGCATAACCGTTCGGTAGAAGAAATTGTAAATTGTGCCATTCAAGAAGATGCACAAGCTATCGCCATTACTTCCTATCAAGGTGGACATGTAGAATTTTTTAAATATATGCACGACCTTCTGAAAGAACGAGGAGCAGGACATATCAAACTCTTTGGAGGTGGTGGAGGTGTGATTTTGCCTACCGAAATCGAAGAATTACATAATTATGGCATTACAAGAATTTATCATCCAGACGATGGACGTGCAATGGGTTTGCAGGGAATGATAAACGACCTTTTACAAAAGTCAGACTACCCAACAGGCGATGATGTAACGGAAGATGAGGTAGAAAAAATCAAAGAAAAAGATTCAAAACATATTGCTCGTATTATTTCGGCAGTAGAAAATTACCCAGAAGAGAACAAGCATCTTTTAGAAAAAGTAAAAACACTTATTCCAGAGAAATCTGCCCCAGTTTTGGGAATTACAGGAACAGGTGGAGCAGGTAAATCATCGATGGTAGATGAGCTAGTACGTCGTTATTTGATGGATTTTGAAGACAAAACGATTGCGATTGTGTCGGTCGATCCTTCTCGTCGTCGTACAGGTGGAGCTTTACTTGGCGATCGTATTCGTATGAATTCGATTACAAATGGTCGTGTTTATATGCGTTCTTTAGCTACTCGTCAGTCTAATTTAGCACTTTCAAAATACGTTCAAGATGCCTTAGATATTCTTAAAGCTGCCGAATATGACTTGATTATTTTAGAAACTTCTGGTATTGGTCAGTCTGACACAGAAATTATTGACCATTCTGATGCTTCTCTCTATGTCATGACACCTGAATATGGTGCAGCTTCGCAGTTAGAGAAAATCGATATGATTGATTTTGCTGATATTATTGCTCTTAATAAATTTGATAAGCGTGGTGCTTTAGATGCTTTGCGTGATGTAAAGAAACAATACAAGCGAAATCGCAACCTTTGGGACGTTTCAGACGACACCTTGCCAGTGTATGGAACAATCGCTTCACAGTTTAACGACGTGGGAACAAACACGCTTTACCGTGCTATCATTGATTTAATCAATGAAAAAACAAGTTCAGATTTTGACTCTTCTTTTGAGCTTTCGGCTGCCACTTCTGAAAAGCAGTACATTATTCCACCTGCAAGAGTTCGTTATCTGTCTGAAATCAGCGAAAATAATCGCCGTTATGATGAAACAGTAGAAACACAGTCCGAAATTGCTGATAAACTCTACGGATTGCACCAAGCTATCCAAACGGTTGAGGATAACAAAGAAATGAGTGAAGACATCAAAACGCCAATTTTGGAAGGTTTGAAAGATACTTTTGAGCAAGTAAAATTAGGTTTGGAGGGTACAAACTGGAAAATCATTGAAGACTGGAAAGACAAGGTAGCTTCATACAAAGCTGATGTTTTTACTTATCAAGTCAGAAACAAAGAAATCAAGGTAAAAACGCATACTGAATCGCTTTCACACACTCCAATTCCTAAAATTTCCCTACCAAAATACAGAAGTTGGGGAGATATTTTGAAATGGAATTTACAAGAAAACGTACCGGGAGAGTTTCCTTACACGGCTGGAGTTTTTCCATTCAAACGCACAGGTGAAGACCCAACTCGTATGTTTGCAGGAGAAGGACACCCAGAACGTACCAACCGACGTTTCCATTATCTCTCAAAAGGAATGCCTGCGGCTCGTCTTTCTACGGCTTTTGATTCGGTAACGCTCTATGGCGAAGACCCAGATTATCGTCCAGATATTTATGGAAAAATTGGCAACTCTGGTGTAAGTGTTTGTTGTTTAGATGATGCCAAGAAGCTCTATTCTGGCTTTAACCTTTCTGATCCTACGACTTCGGTTTCGATGACCATCAACGGTCCTGCTGCTACGGTATGTGCCTTTTTTATGAATGCCGCCATTGACCAGCAATGCGAAATTTATATCAAAGAAAACGATTTGGTAGAAGAAGTTGAGGCGAAAATTGCTAAGAAATATGAAGGAAAAACAAGACCACAATACTACGGCGATTTACCAGAAGGAAACGACGGCTTGGGCTTGATGCTTTTAGGTGTAACAGGCGATGAAGTGTTGCCAAAAGAAGTCTATGAGCAAATCAAAGCCAAGACGCTTATACAAGTTCGTGGAACGGTACAAGCTGATATTTTGAAGGAAGACCAAGCTCAAAATACGTGTATTTTCAGCACAGAGTTTTCTTTGAAACTAATGGGCGACATTCAGCAGTATTTTATCGATAAAAGCGTTCGTAATTTCTATTCGGTTTCTATTTCTGGTTATCACATTGCCGAAGCAGGAGCAAATCCGATTACGCAACTTGCCTTTACGCTTAGCAACGGCTTTACCTTTGCCGAATATTATTTGAGTAGAGGAATGAATATCGATGATTTTGCACCGAACTTCTCTTACTTTTTCTCCAATGGCATCGACCCAGAATATTCAGTGATTGGGCGTGTGGCTCGTCGTATTTGGGCAAAGGCGATGAAATACAAATATGGAGCAAACGACCGTTCGCAAAAACTCAAATACCACATTCAAACTTCTGGGCGTTCGCTTCACGCACAAGAAATTGACTTCAACGACATCCGTACTACGCTACAAGCCTTGTATGCCATTTACGACAACTGTAACTCGCTTCACACCAACGCTTACGATGAAGCCATCACGACACCAACGGAAGATTCTGTTCGCCGTGCCGTAGCGATTCAGCTTATTATCAATAAGGAATTAGGACTTGCAAAAAATGAAAATCCGATTCAAGGCTCGTTTATTATCGAAGAGCTAACCGATTTGGTAGAAGAAGCCGTTTTGAAAATCTTTGACCAAATTACGGAGCGTGGGGGCGTACTGGGAGCAATGGAAAGACAGTTCCAACGCACACAAATCCAAGAGGAGAGTATGCACTACGAGATGCTCAAGCACACAGGCGAATATCCGATTATTGGTGTAAATACCTTCCTTTCTTCGAAAGGCTCGCCGACGGTTGTTCCTGCCGAAGTGATTCGCTCAACAGAAGAAGAAAAGGAATACCAAATTCAGACACGCAAAAAGCTACATACTTTTGATGAGGAAAAGAGCAAACAAACGCTCAAAAACCTTCAAAAAGCAGCTATTCAACACCAAAATCTCTTTGAGCAGCTTATGGAAGCTACCAAAATCTGTACACTCGGACAGATAACCAGAGCATTGTTTGAAGTTGGAGGACAGTATAGGAGGAATATGTAG
- a CDS encoding VWA domain-containing protein, translating to MSFEELELTFSRFIDFGKVLDKPTRKFLVFYLYSILKGDGEKNELGIEQEEFGASYFSYLRKTLDKIFENQTIVKLAKENESLTTQIIKDTIKWIKDTDKKINAKNPFQEEQDKFDAWSHKPTHLYLTDWDNLINYLSIRYDREELDTDFYTQKFKELVPKSKEFVLSKEYDPQAEKKLPLDILIADLLAQWDALLTAKWLEFQAQYLEEESEEFSQKLYQKADDLEKLGSLISPFAMEVGRYWDLSQALWKKTGFEALEKYASILENETAIQELVDLLGRMREAQIETEEEEYKEVVVYQSKVKDPNLRSEINGTRMSNDLNTILPSEIALLGKPETEWLFLKKYADSQLLSFQYEGTKTIFNADEETFSRQHQKKKEKGPFIVCIDTSGSMQGTPSQIAKTLCFAIMKMAAKESRKAYLISFSVGIKKIRLDDIAESLDRIVDFLSMSFDGGTDATPALSETLTILKENDFRDADVLMVSDFVMYSLREDFVKRMETERQKDTRFHSLAIAQNANAEILEVFDHNWVYNPKQQNIIQKIWKDLQTLED from the coding sequence ATGTCCTTCGAAGAATTAGAACTTACCTTTAGCCGTTTTATAGATTTTGGAAAAGTATTAGACAAACCCACACGGAAGTTTTTGGTATTTTATCTGTATTCGATTCTGAAAGGAGACGGAGAAAAAAATGAGCTAGGGATAGAACAAGAAGAATTCGGCGCTTCGTATTTTTCATATTTAAGAAAAACATTAGATAAAATTTTTGAGAATCAGACGATTGTAAAACTTGCCAAAGAAAACGAGTCTCTGACTACTCAAATCATAAAAGATACTATCAAGTGGATAAAAGACACAGACAAAAAAATCAATGCTAAAAATCCATTTCAAGAAGAACAAGACAAATTTGATGCGTGGTCACACAAACCTACTCATCTGTACCTGACAGATTGGGATAACCTTATCAACTACCTTTCTATTCGCTACGACAGAGAAGAACTAGACACAGATTTTTATACACAAAAATTTAAGGAGCTTGTTCCGAAAAGCAAAGAGTTTGTCCTTTCAAAAGAATATGACCCACAAGCAGAAAAAAAACTCCCCTTAGACATCTTGATTGCAGACCTTTTGGCGCAATGGGATGCACTCTTGACAGCAAAATGGTTAGAGTTTCAAGCGCAATATTTGGAAGAAGAAAGTGAAGAGTTTTCTCAAAAACTCTATCAGAAGGCAGATGACTTAGAGAAACTAGGCAGTCTGATTTCTCCTTTTGCAATGGAAGTAGGACGTTATTGGGATTTGTCGCAAGCTCTTTGGAAAAAAACAGGATTTGAAGCCTTAGAAAAATACGCTTCTATCTTAGAAAATGAAACTGCCATTCAAGAACTTGTAGATTTGCTCGGCAGAATGCGTGAGGCGCAAATCGAAACCGAAGAAGAGGAGTATAAGGAAGTGGTGGTGTATCAGTCAAAAGTAAAAGACCCAAATTTGCGTTCTGAAATCAATGGAACACGAATGAGTAATGACTTAAACACCATTTTGCCTTCTGAAATTGCTCTGTTAGGAAAACCAGAAACCGAATGGCTATTTTTGAAAAAATACGCTGACAGTCAGCTTTTATCATTTCAGTATGAGGGAACAAAGACTATTTTCAATGCAGATGAAGAGACTTTTTCTCGTCAGCATCAGAAAAAGAAAGAAAAAGGTCCTTTTATAGTTTGTATTGATACGAGTGGTTCAATGCAAGGAACTCCTTCACAGATTGCCAAAACGCTTTGTTTTGCCATTATGAAAATGGCTGCTAAGGAAAGTCGAAAAGCCTACTTGATTTCTTTTTCTGTCGGAATAAAGAAAATCAGATTAGATGACATTGCCGAATCTTTAGACCGTATTGTAGATTTCCTCTCTATGTCTTTCGACGGAGGAACAGATGCCACGCCAGCTCTTTCCGAAACGCTAACGATATTGAAAGAAAATGACTTTAGAGATGCCGATGTACTTATGGTTTCTGACTTTGTGATGTATTCGCTTAGGGAAGATTTTGTAAAACGAATGGAAACTGAACGCCAAAAAGACACTCGTTTTCATAGCCTTGCTATCGCTCAAAATGCCAACGCCGAAATTTTGGAAGTCTTTGACCACAACTGGGTTTATAACCCCAAGCAGCAAAACATAATTCAGAAAATTTGGAAAGACTTGCAGACATTGGAAGATTAA